The following proteins are co-located in the Ailuropoda melanoleuca isolate Jingjing chromosome 13, ASM200744v2, whole genome shotgun sequence genome:
- the RBBP8NL gene encoding RBBP8 N-terminal-like protein isoform X1, with protein MESFTESLNRLKEVHENEVRGLQNKLLELNSERCRDAQRVEELCAKNHHLREQHKALKENVRVLENRSWPGRSSRSSRTPSSRACSTSSSSVSPAPCRPAPRCPLLWGSSDPQDLLSLTWGLGETDNANELNRLQGENETLKEEVKRLRGPRLKPQYREGASDPPSPLLLPSPGARKTITEKTLGGHEEAEDDHPEKSTGYRTSPVAKISPSANLPETRAPDMSPQRISNQLHGTIAVVRPGSQACSADRGSTNGTPPLPLTRSSPPSPPYEHSLPLDSFVRASRAPITAYESLKRSLQADRLCLLNRHLSLHLQSSHCSPQVPAAAPSGPRPQSLKAGETEAWEEPVGLLGLPGALVDVRDPRLEGALHLLLAQQLRTRGRPGSARLRGPPTPGGTPPSPPVSSDSEGPQGEAAGAALSGGGHTRPTGVGNPRGKEATATQDYVPDKPLDLSERGRGRDAPKPSDRLRSLSHPSAHTPSPEPPQGVEPPAQSGPWGLSNGTTGARVPEPEEPTIPADPSQPLTGPHRNMPSPGGTGAEARGRPKPPADPHGPDADGPPGKELSKAQVQGLESDELDESDPSDNEVGLSSEVGAKPSTPGEGPRCFCTKERRQGLPQKRKRASGPWCEGAHTHPPIRPALPRCLLHPETSQLCQCGLARAQLPLPRSCPRGPGQEPSIAVS; from the exons ATGGAGAGCTTCACAGAGTCACTCAACAGGCTGAAGGAGGTCCACGAGAATGAGGTCCGAG GTCTGCAGAATAAGCTTCTGGAGCTGAACTCAGAGAGGTGCCG GGACGCCCAGAGGGTCGAGGAGCTCTGCGCCAAGAACCATCACCTCAGGGAGCAGCACAAGGCGCTGAAGGAGAACGTGCGCGTGCTGGAGAACAG GAGCTGGccaggaagaagcagcaggagtTCGAGAACTCCCTCCTCCAGAGCCTGCAGCACGTCTTCATCCTCAGTGAGCCCCGCCCCCTGTCGCCCTGCACCTCGGTGTCCCCTCCTGTGGGGGTCCAGTGACCCCCAGGACCTGCTCAGCCTGACATGGGGTCTCGGGGAAACAGACAATG CCAACGAGTTGAACCGGCTGCAGGGGGAGAACGAGACGCTGAAGGAGGAGGTGAAGCGTCTTCGGGGCCCACG GCTCAAGCCCCAATACAGGGAGGGTGCCTCGGACCCCCCCTCACCCCTACTACTCCCCTCCCCGGGCGCTCGGAAGACCATCACGGAGAAGACCCTGGGAGGCCACGAGGAGGCCGAGGACGACCATCCAG aAAAGTCTACGGGGTACAGGACATCTCCAGTAGCCAAAATCTCCCCGAGTGCCAACCTGCCTGAGACACGGGCCCCGGACATG AGCCCCCAGCGAATTTCCAACCAGCTGCACGGGACCATCGCCGTGGTGCGGCCAGGCTCCCAGGCCTGCTCTGCTGACCGGGGCTCTACCAACGGGACACCCCCACTGCCACTGACCAGGAGCAGCCCGCCCAGCCCACCCTATGAGCACAGCCTCCCCCTGGACAG CTTCGTGCGGGCCTCCCGGGCCCCCATCACGGCCTATGAGTCCCTGAAGCGCTCCCTCCAGGCTGACCGCCTCTGCCTCCTGAACCGCCACCTGTCTCTGCACCTTCAGAGCTCACACTGCAGCCCCCAAGTCCCCGCCGCAGCCCCCAGTGGTCCCCGGCCCCAAAGCCTCAaggctggggagacagaggcctGGGAGGAGCCGGTGGGCCTGCTGGGGCTGCCGGGGGCCCTGGTGGACGTACGAGACCCTCGGCTGGAAGGGGCACTGCACCTGCTCCTGGCCCAGCAGCTGCGGACACGGGGGCGGCCGGGCAGTGCCAGGCTGAGGGGCCCGCCCACGCCAGGGGgaaccccaccctccccaccagtCAGCTCTGACTCGGAAGGCCCCCAGGGCGAGGCAGCCGGGGCAGCCCTCTCTGGAGGAGGGCACACACGGCCCACAGGCGTGGGCAACCCCAGGGGAAAGGAAGCCACGGCCACACAGGACTATGTCCCAGACAAGCCCCTGGACCTCTCCGAGCGGGGCCGGGGCCGGGATGCCCCCAAGCCTTCTGACCGGCTGAGGTCCctcagccacccaagtgcccacaCTCCCAGCCCGGAGCCACCCCAGGGAGTGGAGCCACCTGCCCAGTCTGGACCCTGGGGACTCAGTAATGGCACCACGGGAGCCAGGGTTCCGGAGCCAGAGGAGCCCACCATTCCTGCG GATCCCTCCCAACCTCTAACAGGGCCCCACCGAAACATGCCCTCTCCAGGCGGGACGGGAGCTGAGGCGAGAGGGAGGCCAAAACCTCCCGCCGACCCACACGGGCCGGATGCTGATGGCCCCCCAGGTAAGG AGCTCAGCAAGGCCCAAGTGCAGGGGCTGGAGTCAGACGAGCTGGACGAGTCGGACCCCTCGGACAATGAG GTGGGCCTGAGCTCCGAGGTGGGGGCCAAGCCGAGCACGCCAGGAGAGGGGCCCAGGTGCTTCTGTACCAAGGAGCGCAGGCAAGGCCTGCCGCAGAAGAGGAAGCGGGCCTCGGGCCCATGGTGCGAAG GTGCCCACACTCACCCTCCAATCAGACCAGCCCTGCCCCGGTGTCTGCTGCATCCAGAGACGAGTCAACTCTGCCAGTGCGGGCTTGCAAGGGCTCAGCTCCCCTTGCCCAGATCCTGTCCACGGGGCCCTGGGCAAGAACCCAGCATCGCAGTGAGCTAG
- the RBBP8NL gene encoding RBBP8 N-terminal-like protein isoform X2: MESFTESLNRLKEVHENEVRGLQNKLLELNSERCRDAQRVEELCAKNHHLREQHKALKENVRVLENRSWPGRSSRSSRTPSSRACSTSSSSVSPAPCRPAPRCPLLWGSSDPQDLLSLTWGLGETDNANELNRLQGENETLKEEVKRLRGPRLKPQYREGASDPPSPLLLPSPGARKTITEKTLGGHEEAEDDHPEKSTGYRTSPVAKISPSANLPETRAPDMSPQRISNQLHGTIAVVRPGSQACSADRGSTNGTPPLPLTRSSPPSPPYEHSLPLDSFVRASRAPITAYESLKRSLQADRLCLLNRHLSLHLQSSHCSPQVPAAAPSGPRPQSLKAGETEAWEEPVGLLGLPGALVDVRDPRLEGALHLLLAQQLRTRGRPGSARLRGPPTPGGTPPSPPVSSDSEGPQGEAAGAALSGGGHTRPTGVGNPRGKEATATQDYVPDKPLDLSERGRGRDAPKPSDRLRSLSHPSAHTPSPEPPQGVEPPAQSGPWGLSNGTTGARVPEPEEPTIPADPSQPLTGPHRNMPSPGGTGAEARGRPKPPADPHGPDADGPPELSKAQVQGLESDELDESDPSDNEVGLSSEVGAKPSTPGEGPRCFCTKERRQGLPQKRKRASGPWCEGAHTHPPIRPALPRCLLHPETSQLCQCGLARAQLPLPRSCPRGPGQEPSIAVS; the protein is encoded by the exons ATGGAGAGCTTCACAGAGTCACTCAACAGGCTGAAGGAGGTCCACGAGAATGAGGTCCGAG GTCTGCAGAATAAGCTTCTGGAGCTGAACTCAGAGAGGTGCCG GGACGCCCAGAGGGTCGAGGAGCTCTGCGCCAAGAACCATCACCTCAGGGAGCAGCACAAGGCGCTGAAGGAGAACGTGCGCGTGCTGGAGAACAG GAGCTGGccaggaagaagcagcaggagtTCGAGAACTCCCTCCTCCAGAGCCTGCAGCACGTCTTCATCCTCAGTGAGCCCCGCCCCCTGTCGCCCTGCACCTCGGTGTCCCCTCCTGTGGGGGTCCAGTGACCCCCAGGACCTGCTCAGCCTGACATGGGGTCTCGGGGAAACAGACAATG CCAACGAGTTGAACCGGCTGCAGGGGGAGAACGAGACGCTGAAGGAGGAGGTGAAGCGTCTTCGGGGCCCACG GCTCAAGCCCCAATACAGGGAGGGTGCCTCGGACCCCCCCTCACCCCTACTACTCCCCTCCCCGGGCGCTCGGAAGACCATCACGGAGAAGACCCTGGGAGGCCACGAGGAGGCCGAGGACGACCATCCAG aAAAGTCTACGGGGTACAGGACATCTCCAGTAGCCAAAATCTCCCCGAGTGCCAACCTGCCTGAGACACGGGCCCCGGACATG AGCCCCCAGCGAATTTCCAACCAGCTGCACGGGACCATCGCCGTGGTGCGGCCAGGCTCCCAGGCCTGCTCTGCTGACCGGGGCTCTACCAACGGGACACCCCCACTGCCACTGACCAGGAGCAGCCCGCCCAGCCCACCCTATGAGCACAGCCTCCCCCTGGACAG CTTCGTGCGGGCCTCCCGGGCCCCCATCACGGCCTATGAGTCCCTGAAGCGCTCCCTCCAGGCTGACCGCCTCTGCCTCCTGAACCGCCACCTGTCTCTGCACCTTCAGAGCTCACACTGCAGCCCCCAAGTCCCCGCCGCAGCCCCCAGTGGTCCCCGGCCCCAAAGCCTCAaggctggggagacagaggcctGGGAGGAGCCGGTGGGCCTGCTGGGGCTGCCGGGGGCCCTGGTGGACGTACGAGACCCTCGGCTGGAAGGGGCACTGCACCTGCTCCTGGCCCAGCAGCTGCGGACACGGGGGCGGCCGGGCAGTGCCAGGCTGAGGGGCCCGCCCACGCCAGGGGgaaccccaccctccccaccagtCAGCTCTGACTCGGAAGGCCCCCAGGGCGAGGCAGCCGGGGCAGCCCTCTCTGGAGGAGGGCACACACGGCCCACAGGCGTGGGCAACCCCAGGGGAAAGGAAGCCACGGCCACACAGGACTATGTCCCAGACAAGCCCCTGGACCTCTCCGAGCGGGGCCGGGGCCGGGATGCCCCCAAGCCTTCTGACCGGCTGAGGTCCctcagccacccaagtgcccacaCTCCCAGCCCGGAGCCACCCCAGGGAGTGGAGCCACCTGCCCAGTCTGGACCCTGGGGACTCAGTAATGGCACCACGGGAGCCAGGGTTCCGGAGCCAGAGGAGCCCACCATTCCTGCG GATCCCTCCCAACCTCTAACAGGGCCCCACCGAAACATGCCCTCTCCAGGCGGGACGGGAGCTGAGGCGAGAGGGAGGCCAAAACCTCCCGCCGACCCACACGGGCCGGATGCTGATGGCCCCCCAG AGCTCAGCAAGGCCCAAGTGCAGGGGCTGGAGTCAGACGAGCTGGACGAGTCGGACCCCTCGGACAATGAG GTGGGCCTGAGCTCCGAGGTGGGGGCCAAGCCGAGCACGCCAGGAGAGGGGCCCAGGTGCTTCTGTACCAAGGAGCGCAGGCAAGGCCTGCCGCAGAAGAGGAAGCGGGCCTCGGGCCCATGGTGCGAAG GTGCCCACACTCACCCTCCAATCAGACCAGCCCTGCCCCGGTGTCTGCTGCATCCAGAGACGAGTCAACTCTGCCAGTGCGGGCTTGCAAGGGCTCAGCTCCCCTTGCCCAGATCCTGTCCACGGGGCCCTGGGCAAGAACCCAGCATCGCAGTGAGCTAG
- the RBBP8NL gene encoding RBBP8 N-terminal-like protein isoform X3, with protein sequence MESFTESLNRLKEVHENEVRGLQNKLLELNSERCRDAQRVEELCAKNHHLREQHKALKENVRVLENRSWPGRSSRSSRTPSSRACSTSSSSVSPAPCRPAPRCPLLWGSSDPQDLLSLTWGLGETDNANELNRLQGENETLKEEVKRLRGPRLKPQYREGASDPPSPLLLPSPGARKTITEKTLGGHEEAEDDHPEKSTGYRTSPVAKISPSANLPETRAPDMSPQRISNQLHGTIAVVRPGSQACSADRGSTNGTPPLPLTRSSPPSPPYEHSLPLDSFVRASRAPITAYESLKRSLQADRLCLLNRHLSLHLQSSHCSPQVPAAAPSGPRPQSLKAGETEAWEEPVGLLGLPGALVDVRDPRLEGALHLLLAQQLRTRGRPGSARLRGPPTPGGTPPSPPVSSDSEGPQGEAAGAALSGGGHTRPTGVGNPRGKEATATQDYVPDKPLDLSERGRGRDAPKPSDRLRSLSHPSAHTPSPEPPQGVEPPAQSGPWGLSNGTTGARVPEPEEPTIPADPSQPLTGPHRNMPSPGGTGAEARGRPKPPADPHGPDADGPPGKELSKAQVQGLESDELDESDPSDNEVGLSSEVGAKPSTPGEGPRCFCTKERRQGLPQKRKRASGPWCEASKKLPAGRRNPGEPLTVHEGPGSPRHPEDSSPSPSNSSWEET encoded by the exons ATGGAGAGCTTCACAGAGTCACTCAACAGGCTGAAGGAGGTCCACGAGAATGAGGTCCGAG GTCTGCAGAATAAGCTTCTGGAGCTGAACTCAGAGAGGTGCCG GGACGCCCAGAGGGTCGAGGAGCTCTGCGCCAAGAACCATCACCTCAGGGAGCAGCACAAGGCGCTGAAGGAGAACGTGCGCGTGCTGGAGAACAG GAGCTGGccaggaagaagcagcaggagtTCGAGAACTCCCTCCTCCAGAGCCTGCAGCACGTCTTCATCCTCAGTGAGCCCCGCCCCCTGTCGCCCTGCACCTCGGTGTCCCCTCCTGTGGGGGTCCAGTGACCCCCAGGACCTGCTCAGCCTGACATGGGGTCTCGGGGAAACAGACAATG CCAACGAGTTGAACCGGCTGCAGGGGGAGAACGAGACGCTGAAGGAGGAGGTGAAGCGTCTTCGGGGCCCACG GCTCAAGCCCCAATACAGGGAGGGTGCCTCGGACCCCCCCTCACCCCTACTACTCCCCTCCCCGGGCGCTCGGAAGACCATCACGGAGAAGACCCTGGGAGGCCACGAGGAGGCCGAGGACGACCATCCAG aAAAGTCTACGGGGTACAGGACATCTCCAGTAGCCAAAATCTCCCCGAGTGCCAACCTGCCTGAGACACGGGCCCCGGACATG AGCCCCCAGCGAATTTCCAACCAGCTGCACGGGACCATCGCCGTGGTGCGGCCAGGCTCCCAGGCCTGCTCTGCTGACCGGGGCTCTACCAACGGGACACCCCCACTGCCACTGACCAGGAGCAGCCCGCCCAGCCCACCCTATGAGCACAGCCTCCCCCTGGACAG CTTCGTGCGGGCCTCCCGGGCCCCCATCACGGCCTATGAGTCCCTGAAGCGCTCCCTCCAGGCTGACCGCCTCTGCCTCCTGAACCGCCACCTGTCTCTGCACCTTCAGAGCTCACACTGCAGCCCCCAAGTCCCCGCCGCAGCCCCCAGTGGTCCCCGGCCCCAAAGCCTCAaggctggggagacagaggcctGGGAGGAGCCGGTGGGCCTGCTGGGGCTGCCGGGGGCCCTGGTGGACGTACGAGACCCTCGGCTGGAAGGGGCACTGCACCTGCTCCTGGCCCAGCAGCTGCGGACACGGGGGCGGCCGGGCAGTGCCAGGCTGAGGGGCCCGCCCACGCCAGGGGgaaccccaccctccccaccagtCAGCTCTGACTCGGAAGGCCCCCAGGGCGAGGCAGCCGGGGCAGCCCTCTCTGGAGGAGGGCACACACGGCCCACAGGCGTGGGCAACCCCAGGGGAAAGGAAGCCACGGCCACACAGGACTATGTCCCAGACAAGCCCCTGGACCTCTCCGAGCGGGGCCGGGGCCGGGATGCCCCCAAGCCTTCTGACCGGCTGAGGTCCctcagccacccaagtgcccacaCTCCCAGCCCGGAGCCACCCCAGGGAGTGGAGCCACCTGCCCAGTCTGGACCCTGGGGACTCAGTAATGGCACCACGGGAGCCAGGGTTCCGGAGCCAGAGGAGCCCACCATTCCTGCG GATCCCTCCCAACCTCTAACAGGGCCCCACCGAAACATGCCCTCTCCAGGCGGGACGGGAGCTGAGGCGAGAGGGAGGCCAAAACCTCCCGCCGACCCACACGGGCCGGATGCTGATGGCCCCCCAGGTAAGG AGCTCAGCAAGGCCCAAGTGCAGGGGCTGGAGTCAGACGAGCTGGACGAGTCGGACCCCTCGGACAATGAG GTGGGCCTGAGCTCCGAGGTGGGGGCCAAGCCGAGCACGCCAGGAGAGGGGCCCAGGTGCTTCTGTACCAAGGAGCGCAGGCAAGGCCTGCCGCAGAAGAGGAAGCGGGCCTCGGGCCCATGGTGCGAAG CCTCCAAGAAGCTTCCAGCGGGGAGAAGGAATCCAGGGGAGCCCCTGACAGTGCACGAGGGGCCCGGGAGCCCAAGGCACCCTGAGGACAGCAGCCCTTCACCCAGCAACAGCAGCTGGGAGGAGACTTAG
- the RBBP8NL gene encoding RBBP8 N-terminal-like protein isoform X4: MESFTESLNRLKEVHENEVRGLQNKLLELNSERCRDAQRVEELCAKNHHLREQHKALKENVRVLENRLRAGLCDRCMVTQELARKKQQEFENSLLQSLQHVFILTNELNRLQGENETLKEEVKRLRGPRLKPQYREGASDPPSPLLLPSPGARKTITEKTLGGHEEAEDDHPEKSTGYRTSPVAKISPSANLPETRAPDMSPQRISNQLHGTIAVVRPGSQACSADRGSTNGTPPLPLTRSSPPSPPYEHSLPLDSFVRASRAPITAYESLKRSLQADRLCLLNRHLSLHLQSSHCSPQVPAAAPSGPRPQSLKAGETEAWEEPVGLLGLPGALVDVRDPRLEGALHLLLAQQLRTRGRPGSARLRGPPTPGGTPPSPPVSSDSEGPQGEAAGAALSGGGHTRPTGVGNPRGKEATATQDYVPDKPLDLSERGRGRDAPKPSDRLRSLSHPSAHTPSPEPPQGVEPPAQSGPWGLSNGTTGARVPEPEEPTIPADPSQPLTGPHRNMPSPGGTGAEARGRPKPPADPHGPDADGPPGKELSKAQVQGLESDELDESDPSDNEVGLSSEVGAKPSTPGEGPRCFCTKERRQGLPQKRKRASGPWCEGAHTHPPIRPALPRCLLHPETSQLCQCGLARAQLPLPRSCPRGPGQEPSIAVS, encoded by the exons ATGGAGAGCTTCACAGAGTCACTCAACAGGCTGAAGGAGGTCCACGAGAATGAGGTCCGAG GTCTGCAGAATAAGCTTCTGGAGCTGAACTCAGAGAGGTGCCG GGACGCCCAGAGGGTCGAGGAGCTCTGCGCCAAGAACCATCACCTCAGGGAGCAGCACAAGGCGCTGAAGGAGAACGTGCGCGTGCTGGAGAACAG gcTGCGGGCTGGCCTGTGTGACCGCTGCATGGTCACCCAGGAGCTGGccaggaagaagcagcaggagtTCGAGAACTCCCTCCTCCAGAGCCTGCAGCACGTCTTCATCCTCA CCAACGAGTTGAACCGGCTGCAGGGGGAGAACGAGACGCTGAAGGAGGAGGTGAAGCGTCTTCGGGGCCCACG GCTCAAGCCCCAATACAGGGAGGGTGCCTCGGACCCCCCCTCACCCCTACTACTCCCCTCCCCGGGCGCTCGGAAGACCATCACGGAGAAGACCCTGGGAGGCCACGAGGAGGCCGAGGACGACCATCCAG aAAAGTCTACGGGGTACAGGACATCTCCAGTAGCCAAAATCTCCCCGAGTGCCAACCTGCCTGAGACACGGGCCCCGGACATG AGCCCCCAGCGAATTTCCAACCAGCTGCACGGGACCATCGCCGTGGTGCGGCCAGGCTCCCAGGCCTGCTCTGCTGACCGGGGCTCTACCAACGGGACACCCCCACTGCCACTGACCAGGAGCAGCCCGCCCAGCCCACCCTATGAGCACAGCCTCCCCCTGGACAG CTTCGTGCGGGCCTCCCGGGCCCCCATCACGGCCTATGAGTCCCTGAAGCGCTCCCTCCAGGCTGACCGCCTCTGCCTCCTGAACCGCCACCTGTCTCTGCACCTTCAGAGCTCACACTGCAGCCCCCAAGTCCCCGCCGCAGCCCCCAGTGGTCCCCGGCCCCAAAGCCTCAaggctggggagacagaggcctGGGAGGAGCCGGTGGGCCTGCTGGGGCTGCCGGGGGCCCTGGTGGACGTACGAGACCCTCGGCTGGAAGGGGCACTGCACCTGCTCCTGGCCCAGCAGCTGCGGACACGGGGGCGGCCGGGCAGTGCCAGGCTGAGGGGCCCGCCCACGCCAGGGGgaaccccaccctccccaccagtCAGCTCTGACTCGGAAGGCCCCCAGGGCGAGGCAGCCGGGGCAGCCCTCTCTGGAGGAGGGCACACACGGCCCACAGGCGTGGGCAACCCCAGGGGAAAGGAAGCCACGGCCACACAGGACTATGTCCCAGACAAGCCCCTGGACCTCTCCGAGCGGGGCCGGGGCCGGGATGCCCCCAAGCCTTCTGACCGGCTGAGGTCCctcagccacccaagtgcccacaCTCCCAGCCCGGAGCCACCCCAGGGAGTGGAGCCACCTGCCCAGTCTGGACCCTGGGGACTCAGTAATGGCACCACGGGAGCCAGGGTTCCGGAGCCAGAGGAGCCCACCATTCCTGCG GATCCCTCCCAACCTCTAACAGGGCCCCACCGAAACATGCCCTCTCCAGGCGGGACGGGAGCTGAGGCGAGAGGGAGGCCAAAACCTCCCGCCGACCCACACGGGCCGGATGCTGATGGCCCCCCAGGTAAGG AGCTCAGCAAGGCCCAAGTGCAGGGGCTGGAGTCAGACGAGCTGGACGAGTCGGACCCCTCGGACAATGAG GTGGGCCTGAGCTCCGAGGTGGGGGCCAAGCCGAGCACGCCAGGAGAGGGGCCCAGGTGCTTCTGTACCAAGGAGCGCAGGCAAGGCCTGCCGCAGAAGAGGAAGCGGGCCTCGGGCCCATGGTGCGAAG GTGCCCACACTCACCCTCCAATCAGACCAGCCCTGCCCCGGTGTCTGCTGCATCCAGAGACGAGTCAACTCTGCCAGTGCGGGCTTGCAAGGGCTCAGCTCCCCTTGCCCAGATCCTGTCCACGGGGCCCTGGGCAAGAACCCAGCATCGCAGTGAGCTAG